Proteins from a genomic interval of Candidatus Methanoperedens sp.:
- the ubiE gene encoding bifunctional demethylmenaquinone methyltransferase/2-methoxy-6-polyprenyl-1,4-benzoquinol methylase UbiE has protein sequence MKKEYIQKMFAGISRRYDFLNHLLSLGRDMRWRRFAVSKLPPGLILDVCSGTGDVAIEVSNKSEVVSADFCKEMVQLCTLKLKKLDNKKVQCIQNDAETLSFRDETFDGAIVAFGIRNVADIKKALSEMRRVVKKDGKVVILEFSQPENRVFRAAYYLYFQKMLPFIGALISKNTGPYSYLPSSVMAFPNRNEFAGYMKDSGLRDIRFYDLTFGIVTVYTGVK, from the coding sequence ATGAAAAAAGAATACATCCAGAAGATGTTCGCTGGCATTTCACGCCGCTATGATTTTCTCAATCACCTGTTGAGCCTGGGGCGTGATATGCGCTGGCGGCGGTTCGCAGTTTCTAAATTGCCGCCAGGTCTCATCCTGGATGTATGTTCGGGAACCGGAGATGTGGCAATCGAAGTTTCGAACAAGAGCGAGGTCGTATCTGCTGATTTCTGCAAAGAGATGGTGCAACTGTGCACCTTGAAACTCAAAAAGCTGGATAATAAGAAAGTCCAATGCATCCAGAACGATGCCGAAACCCTTTCCTTCAGGGACGAAACATTTGATGGTGCTATCGTTGCTTTTGGCATCAGGAACGTTGCTGATATAAAAAAGGCATTGTCTGAGATGCGGCGTGTTGTCAAGAAAGATGGGAAGGTCGTTATACTGGAATTCTCCCAGCCTGAAAACCGGGTTTTCAGAGCGGCATACTATCTCTATTTCCAGAAAATGTTACCTTTCATAGGTGCGTTGATATCGAAAAATACGGGCCCGTACAGCTACCTTCCTTCTTCTGTCATGGCTTTCCCTAACAGGAATGAGTTCGCGGGATACATGAAAGATTCAGGATTAAGAGATATAAGATTTTACGACCTCACATTCGGAATAGTCACGGTTTACACAGGAGTCAAATAA
- the aglJ gene encoding S-layer glycoprotein N-glycosyltransferase AglJ yields MNKQDVCILIPALNEGKAIGGLVTEFKSMGFSDILVIDGHSTDNTAKNAESAGARVIIQSGTGKGQAVSQAFQSITSKYIVMIDGDGTYLPEEIYKLLEPVTTGIADHVIGNRFANYQKGAFTRLNLFGNKILNKIFGFAYGVWLQDILSGYRAFKGKAVKQIELNRTGFEVETEITVECVKKDIRTIEVPITYLARTSGAATKLKPLRDGFRIASTIYLLAKTHNPLFYFNIIGAFLLIIGVAVGIYVVDEWLRDITHIPLTILATLLIVIGIQMFIFAILSDLIVSVHKENMHMMRKVLKEKENL; encoded by the coding sequence ATGAATAAACAGGACGTCTGCATATTAATTCCCGCCCTTAACGAGGGAAAAGCAATAGGTGGGTTGGTCACAGAATTCAAATCCATGGGTTTTTCTGATATCCTGGTCATCGACGGTCACAGCACCGATAATACCGCAAAGAACGCGGAAAGCGCAGGTGCCAGGGTGATAATACAGAGCGGCACCGGAAAAGGACAGGCTGTGAGCCAGGCGTTCCAGTCCATCACCAGTAAATATATCGTAATGATCGATGGCGACGGGACGTATCTTCCGGAAGAGATTTATAAGCTTCTAGAACCCGTTACCACGGGCATTGCAGATCACGTTATAGGGAACAGGTTCGCGAATTACCAGAAAGGTGCATTCACCCGCTTGAACCTTTTCGGGAACAAGATATTGAACAAGATATTCGGATTTGCATACGGTGTCTGGCTTCAAGATATACTTTCAGGTTACAGGGCGTTCAAAGGCAAAGCTGTCAAACAGATCGAACTGAACAGGACAGGGTTCGAGGTCGAAACGGAAATTACGGTCGAGTGTGTAAAAAAAGATATAAGAACGATCGAAGTCCCGATAACCTATCTGGCAAGAACCAGCGGGGCGGCGACAAAGCTCAAACCTTTAAGGGACGGCTTCAGGATAGCATCAACTATATACCTGCTCGCAAAGACGCACAATCCCCTTTTTTATTTTAACATTATTGGTGCATTCTTATTGATCATCGGCGTGGCCGTTGGTATCTATGTCGTGGATGAATGGCTCAGAGACATAACTCATATACCCCTGACCATCCTTGCCACGCTTCTCATTGTGATAGGGATCCAGATGTTCATTTTCGCAATCCTGAGCGACCTGATCGTTTCTGTGCACAAAGAGAACATGCATATGATGCGCAAGGTCCTGAAGGAAAAGGAGAATTTATGA
- the npdG gene encoding NADPH-dependent F420 reductase, giving the protein MKIAILGGTGSIGEGFALRWAEKHDISLCSREVDRAVSAASEYTDTLLSKSMVCCGITGCTNEVGIKDVDVVVLSVPYHGVIDLLKNLKPYFKDQIVISLVVPMKKNRWFEYTPPKQGSAALEIKDILPASVKVVSAYHNVSAKKLANIELSLDYDVVVCGDDEDAKSTVMELTKEIKNLRPLDGGGLSSSYMIESLTPFLINLAIRNHLSDLGVKFI; this is encoded by the coding sequence ATGAAAATAGCAATACTGGGAGGCACAGGCAGCATCGGGGAGGGATTTGCACTCCGGTGGGCGGAAAAACACGACATATCGTTATGTTCGCGTGAAGTCGACAGGGCCGTCAGCGCAGCGAGTGAGTATACCGACACGCTTTTGAGCAAAAGTATGGTTTGCTGCGGAATTACCGGATGCACGAACGAGGTAGGAATTAAGGATGTGGATGTTGTTGTGCTTTCCGTGCCGTATCATGGCGTAATAGACCTCTTGAAAAATCTCAAGCCTTATTTTAAAGACCAGATCGTGATCTCACTGGTGGTACCCATGAAAAAGAACCGCTGGTTTGAATACACGCCACCTAAGCAGGGAAGCGCGGCCCTTGAGATCAAAGACATTCTTCCCGCGAGCGTGAAAGTGGTTTCAGCATACCATAATGTATCCGCGAAGAAGCTGGCAAATATCGAATTGAGCCTTGATTATGATGTCGTGGTATGCGGGGATGATGAAGATGCAAAGAGCACTGTGATGGAACTGACAAAGGAGATCAAGAACCTGCGCCCCCTGGACGGCGGAGGCCTTTCTTCGTCTTACATGATCGAGTCCCTGACGCCTTTTTTGATTAACCTCGCGATCAGGAACCACCTCTCCGATCTTGGCGTAAAGTTCATATGA
- a CDS encoding endonuclease, translated as MIDIYNKLLDKLGPKNWWPAETPFEVVLGAILTQQTKWENVERAIKNLKDRGLLEAESLSRIESGELEELVRCTGFYRQKARRLKDISAFFSENPDILRKPKDELRDVLLALNGIGEETADSIILYAADKPKFVIDAYTKRLCRCVGVEGDYMKLQSIFENSIPQEVPLYKEFHALIVEYGKQFCGKKRCDECIFDEPV; from the coding sequence ATGATAGATATATATAATAAATTACTTGACAAACTCGGTCCTAAGAACTGGTGGCCGGCTGAAACTCCTTTTGAAGTGGTCTTAGGCGCCATACTTACACAGCAGACAAAGTGGGAGAACGTCGAGAGGGCGATTAAGAATTTAAAGGATAGAGGGCTTCTCGAAGCTGAATCCCTCTCCAGGATTGAATCAGGAGAACTGGAAGAACTTGTCAGGTGCACGGGATTTTACAGGCAGAAGGCAAGAAGGTTGAAGGATATTTCAGCATTTTTTTCGGAGAATCCCGATATACTCCGAAAACCGAAAGATGAACTCAGGGATGTTCTCCTTGCATTGAACGGCATTGGAGAAGAGACGGCGGACAGTATCATTTTGTATGCTGCAGACAAGCCGAAATTCGTTATCGATGCATACACAAAGAGGTTATGCAGGTGCGTGGGAGTTGAAGGCGATTATATGAAATTGCAATCCATATTTGAAAATTCCATCCCGCAGGAAGTTCCCCTGTACAAGGAATTCCACGCCCTCATAGTCGAGTACGGAAAGCAGTTCTGCGGGAAAAAACGATGTGATGAGTGCATATTTGATGAACCCGTCTAA
- a CDS encoding radical SAM protein, whose protein sequence is MAKRNNILIRNIPLFGCIAFGIIDRGTNVLQVRPISECPLSCIFCSTDAGPRSGRRISEYMVDLEQLVSAFEWAAAYKETDEIEAHIDTVGEPVMYPKLSELVERLSGNKHVSTVSMQTNGTLLNRKLIDELDAAGLSRINISIESLDPDLAKRIAGTESYSIERIIESAEYIAGSTDIDLLIAPVWLPGINDAEIPGLIEFALRIGAGKKWPALGIQKFLPHKYGRKPDITGMGWEFFYSQLKKWERIYETKLILKPEDFGSFECKPLPRVFKRYEKVKVNVVGPGWMKGEKLAVAHDRVITIVNAERIPVGAEVFVRMERVVDGIYMARPCT, encoded by the coding sequence ATGGCAAAACGTAACAATATCCTCATAAGGAATATACCTCTTTTTGGCTGCATCGCGTTCGGTATCATCGACCGAGGTACGAATGTGCTCCAGGTCCGCCCAATAAGTGAGTGCCCTCTGTCATGCATTTTCTGTTCCACGGACGCCGGGCCACGCTCGGGACGGAGGATATCTGAGTATATGGTAGACCTCGAGCAATTGGTTTCCGCATTCGAATGGGCTGCAGCATACAAGGAAACAGATGAAATAGAAGCTCATATCGACACGGTTGGGGAACCTGTTATGTACCCTAAACTTTCGGAACTTGTGGAGAGGTTATCGGGGAATAAGCACGTGAGCACCGTTTCCATGCAGACCAATGGGACTCTGCTGAACAGAAAACTCATAGATGAACTGGATGCAGCAGGGCTTTCACGCATCAATATATCCATCGAATCGCTTGACCCTGACCTCGCGAAAAGGATAGCGGGTACTGAAAGTTACAGCATAGAAAGGATCATCGAAAGCGCTGAATATATTGCCGGGAGCACGGACATCGACCTTCTCATTGCGCCCGTTTGGCTGCCAGGTATTAACGATGCCGAGATTCCCGGATTGATCGAGTTCGCTCTCAGGATAGGCGCAGGAAAAAAATGGCCTGCTCTCGGGATCCAGAAATTCCTGCCCCACAAGTATGGAAGGAAACCAGATATCACGGGAATGGGCTGGGAATTCTTCTATTCGCAGCTCAAAAAATGGGAGAGGATATATGAAACAAAGCTTATCCTGAAACCAGAGGATTTCGGGAGTTTTGAATGCAAGCCCCTGCCTCGTGTATTCAAGAGATATGAAAAAGTGAAAGTCAATGTGGTCGGCCCGGGCTGGATGAAGGGAGAGAAACTTGCAGTGGCGCATGACAGGGTTATCACGATCGTGAACGCTGAAAGAATCCCGGTCGGGGCCGAGGTATTTGTGAGGATGGAAAGGGTGGTGGATGGGATATATATGGCAAGACCCTGTACATGA
- a CDS encoding AAA family ATPase, whose translation MGKVKTAIPGLDELIEGGYIENDVILITGGPGAGKTTFGVQYLVGGAMNFNEPGVLVVMEETPSRIIRDSWRFGWDIEKLVAQKKIKIIYANPFKYTKFVKTEDKGPVSIIAANKNVGDIFKQIQTDVEAIKAKRVFIDSITSLKMSAEKSEEVRQIVSEFIKNLEYLDCTTLMTSEIYGKEAFSVEEYLSSGVVRLHVFRVGGSRIRAIEILKMRGVKHDETLHPYEIQEKGIIVHPTETVMNDEISLFNTNAK comes from the coding sequence ATGGGTAAAGTAAAGACTGCGATTCCTGGACTAGATGAGCTAATCGAAGGTGGTTACATCGAGAACGATGTAATCCTTATAACCGGAGGCCCGGGTGCAGGAAAAACAACGTTCGGGGTACAGTACCTTGTAGGGGGGGCGATGAATTTTAACGAACCCGGGGTTCTTGTGGTGATGGAAGAAACCCCTTCAAGGATAATCAGGGACTCGTGGAGATTCGGCTGGGACATAGAGAAACTGGTAGCCCAGAAAAAAATCAAAATAATATATGCGAATCCCTTCAAATACACAAAGTTCGTGAAAACAGAGGACAAAGGCCCCGTCAGTATTATCGCTGCAAATAAAAATGTCGGTGACATCTTCAAGCAAATCCAGACGGATGTAGAGGCAATAAAAGCAAAAAGGGTATTTATCGATTCCATAACATCGCTTAAAATGTCCGCTGAGAAATCCGAAGAGGTCAGGCAGATAGTTTCCGAATTCATCAAAAACCTGGAATATCTTGATTGCACAACCCTTATGACAAGCGAGATATACGGGAAGGAAGCGTTCAGCGTGGAAGAATACCTTTCATCTGGTGTGGTCAGGCTCCATGTGTTCAGGGTGGGGGGGAGCCGCATCAGAGCAATAGAAATATTAAAGATGAGAGGCGTCAAGCATGATGAAACTCTGCATCCGTATGAGATCCAGGAAAAGGGTATCATTGTCCATCCGACCGAAACCGTGATGAACGATGAGATAAGCCTTTTCAACACGAACGCAAAATGA
- a CDS encoding acetylornithine transaminase, translating into MALNYDEIVGKFEKYIFSTYTRQPLAIKKANGAVVTDVNGKEYIDCVAGIAVNNVGHCHPAVVSAIKRQAEELIHVSNLYYTEQQALLAEELVNLTGMDRVFFCNSGTEAVEGALKLARKASGKKEFIAAEHAFHGRTRGALSVTHKEKYRKPFEPLAPAIFVPYNDANAIREAINEDTAGVILEPIQGEGGVIIPSKDYLKEVREVCDENETLLILDEVQTGFGRTGKWFAREHSGIVPDIMTLAKAMGGGFPMGAMLAREDVAARFERGDHASTFGGNALSCAAALANIDVIKKEKLVRRSDELGNYLMKKLAALDKDYIIEIRGKGLMVGMELSIKCDDIVNGARERGVLLNCTSESVLRFVPPLTITKEQLDRAVSVLDEI; encoded by the coding sequence ATGGCTCTTAATTATGATGAGATAGTCGGGAAATTCGAGAAATATATATTCTCGACATACACACGCCAGCCCCTGGCAATAAAGAAAGCGAACGGGGCCGTGGTCACAGATGTGAACGGGAAAGAATACATAGACTGCGTGGCTGGGATCGCTGTTAATAACGTGGGGCACTGCCATCCTGCTGTAGTTTCCGCGATCAAAAGGCAGGCTGAAGAGTTGATACACGTCTCAAACCTCTATTACACGGAGCAGCAGGCGCTCCTTGCAGAAGAACTCGTCAACCTCACCGGGATGGATCGCGTTTTTTTCTGCAACTCAGGAACTGAGGCGGTCGAAGGCGCTTTGAAACTTGCACGCAAAGCTTCCGGCAAAAAGGAGTTCATCGCAGCAGAACATGCCTTTCATGGAAGAACGCGGGGAGCGCTTTCCGTCACTCATAAGGAGAAATACCGAAAACCCTTTGAACCGCTTGCTCCGGCGATATTCGTGCCTTACAATGACGCAAATGCCATAAGAGAGGCGATCAATGAGGATACTGCGGGCGTGATACTGGAACCCATTCAGGGGGAAGGCGGCGTGATAATACCTTCAAAGGATTACCTGAAGGAAGTGCGTGAGGTCTGCGACGAAAATGAAACATTGCTGATACTTGATGAGGTCCAGACCGGCTTTGGCAGAACGGGAAAATGGTTCGCAAGAGAACACTCGGGCATCGTACCTGATATAATGACACTTGCCAAGGCCATGGGCGGGGGCTTCCCCATGGGAGCGATGCTGGCAAGGGAGGATGTTGCAGCGAGATTCGAGCGCGGCGACCATGCATCAACCTTTGGAGGTAATGCACTCTCATGCGCCGCGGCGCTTGCGAACATAGATGTGATCAAAAAAGAAAAGCTGGTCAGGAGATCGGACGAACTTGGTAATTACCTCATGAAAAAACTCGCAGCACTCGATAAGGATTATATTATAGAGATACGCGGCAAAGGATTGATGGTTGGAATGGAACTTTCCATAAAGTGCGATGATATCGTGAACGGGGCAAGGGAACGCGGGGTGCTGCTTAACTGCACATCCGAATCCGTTCTGCGATTTGTTCCCCCCCTCACCATCACGAAAGAACAGCTGGACAGGGCGGTGTCGGTGCTGGATGAGATTTGA
- the hisC gene encoding histidinol-phosphate transaminase — MRFEELLRPRIKDIKEYVPGRSIEEIAKEYRLDPDKIIKLGSNENPLGPSPLAVKAIKEKAGRIHIYPDPGARDLRNAISSYTGYPVNNIVVSGNGMDGILDTVMRLFMSQEAESVIPIPTFSYYEIATLANGGKPVFVEREPDFSIDTEKILKNVNGNTRMIFLCSPNNPSGNSVSEETARNILESADAIVFIDEAYVEFSETSLTGLVREYDNIIVGRTFSKAFGLAGMRMGYALAPEWICKEYLKVMTPFSMDVLSSAAGFAALNDKEHLQKSIQTVRKGRMQLAGGLKSLCKVYPSDANFILIDVSPRTAKEISELLLEKGIIVRDCTSFRGAGNSLIRITVGTELQNEKVIAAMGSILR; from the coding sequence ATGAGATTTGAAGAACTGCTCCGTCCTCGTATCAAAGATATCAAGGAGTATGTGCCGGGGAGATCCATCGAAGAGATCGCCAAAGAATACAGACTTGACCCGGACAAAATAATAAAACTCGGATCGAACGAGAATCCGCTCGGCCCTTCTCCCCTTGCGGTAAAAGCGATCAAGGAAAAGGCAGGGAGGATCCACATATACCCCGATCCAGGTGCACGCGATTTGAGAAATGCGATCTCCTCATACACGGGCTATCCTGTGAACAATATCGTAGTCTCAGGTAACGGCATGGACGGCATCCTTGATACTGTGATGAGGCTATTCATGTCGCAGGAGGCAGAGTCGGTGATACCGATACCCACATTCTCGTATTATGAAATCGCCACGCTCGCGAACGGCGGGAAACCCGTTTTTGTGGAAAGGGAGCCTGATTTCAGTATCGATACCGAGAAGATCCTCAAAAATGTTAATGGGAATACAAGAATGATCTTTCTGTGCTCGCCAAACAACCCATCGGGTAACAGTGTCAGCGAGGAAACCGCAAGAAACATCCTGGAATCGGCTGATGCGATTGTGTTCATAGACGAAGCGTATGTGGAATTCTCCGAAACAAGCCTGACCGGACTGGTCAGGGAATATGACAACATCATAGTCGGGCGAACCTTCTCAAAGGCGTTCGGATTAGCCGGGATGCGTATGGGTTATGCGCTCGCGCCCGAATGGATATGCAAGGAATACTTGAAGGTCATGACACCTTTCTCGATGGACGTGCTTTCATCCGCTGCCGGTTTCGCGGCTCTCAATGACAAAGAACATCTTCAGAAAAGCATACAGACCGTGAGAAAAGGGAGAATGCAGCTTGCCGGGGGCCTTAAATCCCTGTGCAAAGTATATCCTTCGGATGCGAATTTTATCCTGATAGACGTATCACCGCGTACGGCCAAAGAGATTTCTGAATTGCTCCTGGAGAAGGGAATAATAGTACGCGACTGCACATCCTTCAGGGGTGCCGGGAACTCGCTTATACGAATAACCGTGGGCACTGAACTCCAGAACGAAAAAGTCATAGCCGCTATGGGTTCGATCCTACGATGA
- a CDS encoding adenylate kinase family protein has translation MIIALTGTPGTGKTTVCGFISEHSRYRKQYSIINLNKLVMDEKLYTGKDEKRNSYEADLEKLEERVEQIISQMPGSMDIIMEGHLSHFLPADAVIVLRAHPVALRKRLGKRREYSFEKVKENANAEALDVILVESVERNTNVFEVDTTDRNLQSVVKSVISIIESLKAGNTPQEFLPGKISWIDQVEQ, from the coding sequence ATGATAATCGCCTTGACAGGAACACCGGGGACAGGGAAGACCACAGTCTGCGGCTTCATAAGTGAGCATTCAAGGTACAGGAAGCAGTACAGCATTATCAACCTTAATAAACTCGTTATGGATGAGAAGCTCTACACCGGGAAGGATGAGAAACGGAATTCGTATGAGGCAGACCTTGAAAAACTGGAGGAGCGGGTTGAACAGATAATCAGCCAGATGCCGGGATCAATGGATATCATAATGGAAGGGCATCTCTCGCATTTCCTTCCTGCAGATGCTGTTATTGTGCTGAGGGCTCATCCTGTGGCTTTGAGGAAACGCCTCGGTAAAAGAAGGGAATATTCTTTTGAAAAAGTAAAGGAGAATGCCAATGCCGAGGCCCTGGATGTTATACTTGTGGAATCTGTTGAGAGGAACACGAATGTCTTTGAGGTTGATACAACTGACAGGAATCTTCAGTCTGTTGTAAAATCCGTCATTTCAATAATAGAATCTCTAAAAGCCGGAAATACCCCGCAGGAATTCTTACCCGGGAAGATCAGCTGGATTGACCAGGTTGAACAATAG
- a CDS encoding nitroreductase family protein, producing the protein MECMEAIKERRSVRRFKDSAVGRELIEELLYAAQMAPSAGNLQARDFIIVSNKTTKQKLRKAALDQPSVEQAPVVIIVVANIERSSRIYKSRGELYALQDATAGVMNLLLAAHSKGLATCWVGAFDEYAVSDLLGIPYNTKPIAIIPVGYPDEEPVAPPRMGMDKVAHWETW; encoded by the coding sequence ATGGAGTGCATGGAAGCTATCAAGGAGAGGCGGTCTGTCAGAAGATTTAAAGATAGTGCCGTTGGAAGAGAGCTAATCGAGGAATTGCTGTACGCAGCGCAGATGGCACCATCTGCGGGTAACCTTCAGGCACGGGATTTCATAATCGTTTCGAACAAGACCACAAAACAAAAGTTAAGAAAAGCCGCCCTTGACCAGCCCTCCGTAGAGCAGGCCCCTGTTGTTATCATTGTGGTGGCGAACATCGAACGTTCGTCCCGCATATACAAGTCACGGGGGGAACTCTATGCCCTCCAGGACGCCACGGCCGGCGTGATGAACCTTCTCCTTGCCGCACACTCAAAAGGGCTTGCCACGTGCTGGGTGGGTGCATTCGATGAATATGCGGTAAGCGACCTTCTCGGGATTCCTTACAATACAAAGCCGATAGCCATTATTCCCGTGGGATACCCTGACGAAGAACCGGTCGCACCGCCCAGGATGGGGATGGATAAAGTCGCCCACTGGGAAACCTGGTGA
- a CDS encoding universal stress protein translates to MEKDSLWEFENILIPLDGSKISENALKYGVSIAGKYGAGIVLVSVFSSKDKDSLFKKRIQEMNPKLAGDISKMPLTYLMQTYHEILKKAIVKQKISVKSVLRDERISAKTVVNVLKEAVNKEKIDLVIMSSHGKSGFKRPKMGSITEELLKNLEIPVLLVEK, encoded by the coding sequence ATGGAAAAAGACTCACTCTGGGAATTCGAGAACATATTGATCCCGCTCGATGGATCAAAGATTTCAGAGAACGCACTAAAGTATGGGGTGAGCATTGCCGGTAAGTATGGTGCAGGTATTGTGCTTGTATCGGTATTTTCATCAAAGGACAAAGACAGCCTGTTTAAGAAAAGAATTCAGGAAATGAACCCGAAACTGGCGGGGGACATATCAAAAATGCCTTTGACATATCTGATGCAAACATATCATGAGATCCTGAAGAAAGCCATCGTGAAACAAAAAATAAGCGTGAAAAGTGTCCTGCGGGATGAGAGGATCTCCGCCAAGACAGTGGTGAATGTTCTGAAGGAGGCGGTCAATAAAGAAAAAATCGACCTGGTAATTATGTCCTCGCATGGAAAATCTGGATTTAAGAGACCCAAAATGGGAAGCATAACAGAAGAGCTGCTTAAGAACCTGGAAATTCCTGTCCTTCTTGTTGAAAAATGA
- a CDS encoding methylated-DNA--[protein]-cysteine S-methyltransferase, which produces MDIIFAEPLDCYVEIEYNTGLSSIRFVRGKKGIPVKKTLKVSFELDEYFRGERTEFSCGFDISELSTFSKRVLCETARIRYGETITYSELANRIGSRAARAVGNALANNPIPIIIPCHRVVAKNGIGGYSAGLDIKTRLLELEERKANNL; this is translated from the coding sequence ATGGATATTATCTTTGCAGAGCCGCTTGATTGTTATGTTGAAATTGAATATAATACCGGATTGAGCTCAATAAGATTTGTCAGGGGCAAAAAGGGCATACCTGTGAAGAAAACTTTGAAGGTCAGCTTTGAATTGGATGAGTATTTCAGGGGAGAGAGGACCGAGTTCTCGTGCGGTTTCGACATATCGGAGCTATCGACGTTTTCAAAGAGAGTGCTTTGCGAAACAGCAAGAATCAGGTATGGAGAGACGATCACCTATTCAGAGCTCGCGAACAGGATAGGCAGCAGGGCTGCCCGCGCAGTGGGCAATGCGCTTGCAAATAACCCCATACCGATCATTATTCCCTGTCACAGGGTGGTGGCGAAAAACGGAATCGGAGGCTATTCCGCAGGATTGGATATCAAGACCCGTTTGCTCGAACTTGAGGAAAGGAAGGCCAATAACCTTTAA